The Carassius carassius chromosome 2, fCarCar2.1, whole genome shotgun sequence genome has a segment encoding these proteins:
- the LOC132097905 gene encoding serine/threonine-protein kinase pim-2-like, whose amino-acid sequence MPFIRVPGHPKRLTREIGLTLMANKSPSSPQIIKLLDWQEYTGHYIMVMERPLPCMDLLSFMELHGGTLNEGTAQHVMWQVVCAANVCCDNGVFHRDIKPENLLVNQDTMEVKLIDFGCGALMKETAFKVFCGTKEYFPPEFKLTGKYHAKPMTVWSLGILLFEMVCGDFPTAKDLYMTAANIWTNPGLSQECCRLICDCLQSEPKKRLTLEMMHLHDWFKVMD is encoded by the exons ATGCCATTTATCAGAGTG CCCGGTCATCCCAAACGCCTGACCAGGGAGATTGGCCTGACACTTATGGCCAATAAGAGCCCCAGCTCCCCTCAAATCATTAAACTGCTGGACTGGCAGGAATACACTGGCCACTACATCATGGTCATGGAGCGGCCCTTGCCTTGCATGGACTTGCTTAGTTTCATGGAGCTCCACGGAGGAACCCTCAACGAGGGCACGGCACAACATGTTATGTGGCAGGTTGTTTGTGCCGCTAACGTGTGCTGTGATAACGGTGTCTTCCATCGGGACATCAAACCGGAAAACCTCCTGGTGAATCAAGACACCATGGAGGTGAAACTAATTGACTTTGGTTGTGGTGCTCTCATGAAAGAAACAGCCTTCAAAGTTTTCTGCG GCACAAAAGAGTACTTTCCTCCAGAGTTCAAGCTCACTGGCAAATACCATGCCAAGCCGATGACAGTGTGGTCCCTCGGGATCCTGCTGTTTGAAATGGTGTGCGGGGATTTTCCCACAGCCAAGGACCTGTACATGACCGCTGCCAACATCTGGACAAATCCAGGCCTGTCACAAG AATGCTGCAGATTGATTTGTGATTGTCTTCAGTCTGAGCCAAAGAAGAGACTCACTCTGGAGATGATGCATCTCCATGACTGGTTTAAG GTCATGGATTAA
- the LOC132097897 gene encoding ankyrin repeat domain-containing protein 46-like: MSYVFINDSLQTSVPLLQACVDGDLSFARRLLEAGCDPNIRNHRGRTGLHLAAARGNVDICRFLHKFGADLLATDYQGNTALHLCGHVDTIQFLVSNGLKIDICNHNGSTPLVLAKRRGVNKDAIRLLEGLEEQEVKGFNRGAHSKLEAMQMAESESAMESHSLLNPNQQNSEGVLSSFRSTWQEFVEDLGFWRVLLLLVVIALLSLGIAYYVSGVLPFSASQLELVH; encoded by the exons ATGTCATATGTCTTCATCAATGACTCGTTGCAGACCAGTGTACCGTTACTGCAGGCTTGTGTCGATGGGGACTTGAGTTTCGCTCGGCGTCTGCTGGAGGCTGGCTGCGACCCCAACATCCGCAACCACAGGGGCCGCACAGGTCTGCATTTGGCAGCAGCGAGAGGTAATGTGGACATCTGCCGATTCCTGCACAAGTTTGGTGCAGATCTGCTAGCCACCGACTATCAGGGCAACACTGCACTGCACCTGTGTGGACATGTGGACACCATTCAGTTCCTGGTGTCCAATGGGCTCAAAATTGATATTTG TAACCACAATGGGTCAACACCACTGGTGCTGGCTAAGAGGAGAGGGGTAAATAAAGATGCCATTCGGTTGCTGGAAGGGCTGGAAGAGCAAGAGGTCAAGGGCTTCAACAGAGGAGCTCACTCCAAACTTGAAGCCATGCAAATGGCTGAGAGTGAGAG TGCGATGGAGAGCCATTCGCTGCTGAATCCAAACCAGCAGAACAGTGAGGGTGTGCTGTCCAGCTTTCGCTCCACCTGGCAGGAGTTTGTGGAGGACTTGGGCTTCTGGAGGGTCCTGCTGCTGCTGGTGGTCATCGCCCTTCTTTCTTTGGGCATTGCTTACTATGTTAGTGGCGTACTGCCTTTTTCTGCAAGTCAGCTGGAGTTGGTCCATTGA
- the LOC132109112 gene encoding membrane progesterone receptor epsilon-like — protein MWSLPLLRHTEVPPKVTENFILSGYRFPNYSLRECLASAFRPTNETGNFWTHFLPIFVFTYHFLEVFTWEGAPEPSNPFFYPFWNYFLGVLYLLLGSSLAHLLNSMSLIIREICFFVDYGTISAYTVGSSLAYYYYIHPQAGIPEIGFDGQNSTRRKSLNADEESWLSASFHTQVQQFFESLYIPSSCLIAIVCVITCCNTRQCWRKYRYAVRTLVFLLPFFISSTPVFYRLSVSSPSSSSPHLFSTMAAFFYRHCFWLVVSAIFNISKIPERFSPGIFDIWGHSHQWFHCCTFLSILDELQMIKVEIWDLLLNPTLVLSSATPPRLPGPTLWSTYGVMVLLQGCIACVIAWFGWQAYQIYQPEQKKIKGH, from the coding sequence ATGTGGTCACTTCCTTTACTACGTCACACTGAAGTTCCACCAAAAGTGACTGAGAACTTCATTCTGTCTGGTTATCGTTTCCCCAACTACAGTCTACGGGAGTGCCTAGCCTCTGCTTTTCGTCCCACCAATGAGACCGGAAACTTCTGGACACACTTCCTCCCCATCTTTGTGTTCACCTATCACTTTCTGGAGGTTTTCACGTGGGAAGGAGCACCTGAACCTAGCAATCCTTTTTTCTACCCTTTCTGGAACTACTTCCTGGGAGTGTTGTACCTGCTGCTAGGCAGCAGTCTGGCTCATCTCCTCAACTCTATGTCACTCATCATTCGTGAAATCTGTTTCTTTGTGGACTATGGGACTATTAGTGCGTATACAGTGGGTTCTTCACTAGCGTATTACTACTACATCCATCCTCAAGCAGGAATACCAGAGATTGGATTTGATGGACAGAACTCTACTCGAAGAAAGAGCCTGAATGCTGATGAAGAGTCTtggctctctgcatcttttcACACTCAGGTGCAACAGTTCTTTGAAAGCCTCTACATCCCCTCCTCCTGTCTGATCGCTATCGTATGCGTCATCACCTGCTGTAACACCAGACAGTGCTGGCGGAAGTACCGCTATGCTGTCCGCACCCTCGTCTTCCTCCTTCCGTTTTTCATCTCCTCCACTCCTGTCTTCTACCGTCTCTCTGTGAGCTCTCCATCATCCTCCTCCCCTCATCTGTTCTCCACCATGGCTGCCTTCTTCTACCGTCATTGCTTTTGGCTGGTGGTATCTGCCATCTTCAATATCAGTAAGATCCCAGAACGTTTTTCTCCTGGGATCTTTGATATCTGGGGTCACAGCCATCAGTGGTTCCATTGCTGCACGTTCCTGTCGATACTGGACGAACTGCAAATGATCAAAGTGGAGATTTGGGACCTGCTTCTCAATCCAACTTTGGTACTTTCATCTGCAACGCCACCTAGGCTTCCTGGACCAACACTCTGGTCCACCTATGGGGTCATGGTGCTCCTGCAGGGGTGCATAGCATGTGTCATAGCCTGGTTTGGTTGGCAGGCATATCAGATCTACCAACCAGAGCAAAAAAAGATAAAGGGACATTAG